One part of the Deltaproteobacteria bacterium genome encodes these proteins:
- a CDS encoding MoxR family ATPase — MPLPEKISADYTLRPSELAEVLAMLVEARQPVVVWGPPGAAKSQIAQQVAAATNRQYVDVRALLLDPVDLRGIPWRDADDRTRWAPPAFLPPSDDPGRWLINLEELPSAVPMVQAALYQLVLDRKVGEYELPEGASLIACGNRETDRGVVHRMPTPLASRFVHLEIRVDVEDWLAWGAAHGIVSEVLFFVTYQPDLLHRFDPQSTEKAFPCPRTWEAVSNIVKHRNGLDPATERALFRGTVGEAAAVEFSAFLNVWRELPHPRAVLNDPANANIPENASALMALCGSLYRLATDVTMDAIVTFAERLRREVGESLVGACVRRDPALQRSPAFIRWAAARTR, encoded by the coding sequence ATGCCCCTTCCCGAGAAGATTTCCGCCGACTACACGCTCCGCCCTAGCGAGCTCGCAGAGGTCCTCGCCATGCTGGTCGAGGCCCGCCAGCCGGTAGTGGTGTGGGGGCCACCCGGGGCCGCCAAGAGCCAGATCGCCCAGCAGGTGGCCGCTGCCACGAACCGGCAGTACGTGGACGTCCGGGCTCTGCTGCTCGACCCCGTCGATCTCCGCGGCATCCCCTGGCGCGACGCCGATGACCGCACGCGCTGGGCTCCGCCCGCATTCCTGCCCCCGTCCGACGATCCAGGCCGCTGGCTCATCAACCTCGAAGAACTGCCCTCCGCTGTCCCCATGGTTCAGGCGGCTCTGTACCAGTTGGTTCTCGACCGCAAGGTGGGCGAGTACGAGTTGCCCGAGGGCGCCTCGCTCATCGCCTGCGGCAACCGGGAGACAGACCGAGGCGTCGTCCACCGCATGCCCACTCCCCTGGCCTCGCGCTTCGTCCACCTGGAGATCCGCGTCGATGTCGAAGACTGGCTCGCCTGGGGCGCCGCCCACGGCATCGTTTCCGAGGTACTTTTCTTCGTCACCTACCAGCCCGACCTCCTGCACCGGTTCGATCCGCAGTCCACGGAGAAAGCGTTTCCCTGTCCGCGCACCTGGGAGGCAGTCAGCAACATCGTCAAACACCGGAACGGGCTCGATCCGGCAACGGAGCGGGCGCTTTTCCGGGGGACCGTTGGCGAGGCGGCGGCGGTGGAGTTCTCGGCGTTCCTGAACGTCTGGCGTGAGCTGCCCCATCCCAGGGCGGTCCTGAACGACCCCGCCAACGCGAACATCCCGGAGAACGCGAGCGCGTTGATGGCGCTCTGCGGCTCGCTCTACCGTCTTGCGACAGACGTCACCATGGACGCCATCGTGACCTTTGCGGAGCGGCTCAGGAGGGAGGTGGGAGAGTCGCTGGTGGGAGCGTGCGTGCGCCGCGACCCTGCGCTCCAGCGCTCCCCCGCCTTCATCCGCTGGGCCGCCGCCAGGACCCGGTAA